Proteins encoded within one genomic window of Eurosta solidaginis isolate ZX-2024a chromosome 1, ASM4086904v1, whole genome shotgun sequence:
- the LOC137244703 gene encoding uncharacterized protein, giving the protein MRSHNQNIMLLPPLTQKGTFTVFLLLMLTPNYSQTELTDNKQTAEVTGKPTIYKPAVIRTELRFGRNLDPEKVRVVNVTSNAGENVELLVAKDSRRGRLADAETSYFVRSADVSKPKPRPVNVKSSTYNFQHTPALLKQAELVRQSRDYQERKADAEARQILKIQNALRQEDGMQAPGSGRSQYARELQYNGLNEPQRQQRLRVSDDFKQVQNHGQGSEKPAKRNANTNRNKSFSFPSEVDAAYQTPIDRSWQPLEIINAQRPRYMRQASGSWFGDGINFRPIFNAALSTMADYYARTTSNTDGARQATSPKNILTKNDFLVGGKKRTAYVPSDIVLSSSTAIMSGNSHKEPNSIYDSNYNAKRYNNQKSNAYQNNPNTYSKLPILRDTPNQYSTAASSHSSSIVNGPAVTVIEGVRVPDTPDDKVRTWRNARVLNNKLVPYPVGYTPPKVQIQHFDR; this is encoded by the coding sequence ATGAGGAGCCATAATCAAAACATCATGTTGCTACCACCTCTAACACAAAAAGGAACATTTACAGTTTTCCTATTGCTTATGCTTACGCCCAACTACTCACAAACGGAACTCACTGACAACAAACAAACAGCAGAAGTTACTGGCAAACCTACAATATACAAGCCTGCTGTCATACGCACTGAGCTACGTTTCGGCCGCAATCTGGATCCGGAAAAAGTCAGAGTTGTTAATGTTACATCAAACGCGGGCGAAAATGTAGAACTTTTGGTTGCCAAAGATTCAAGACGTGGCCGACTTGCTGATGCTGAAACCAGCTACTTTGTGCGAAGCGCCGACGTAAGTAAACCCAAGCCGAGGCCAGTAAACGTCAAATCTTCAACATATAATTTCCAACATACACCAGCTTTGTTAAAGCAAGCTGAGTTGGTACGCCAAAGTCGAGACTATCAAGAGCGCAAAGCCGATGCTGAAGCGCGACAAATTTTAAAGATACAAAATGCTCTGCGGCAGGAAGATGGCATGCAGGCGCCTGGCAGCGGACGGTCACAATATGCACGCGAATTACAATACAATGGCCTAAACGAGCCGCAGAGGCAGCAGCGACTTCGTGTCTCCGATGATTTCAAACAAGTACAGAACCATGGACAGGGATCTGAAAAACCTGCAAAACGTAATGCAAATACCAATCGAAACAAAAGCTTCTCCTTCCCATCCGAGGTAGATGCGGCATACCAAACACCAATTGATCGTTCTTGGCAACCATTGGAAATAATAAATGCGCAACGTCCACGTTACATGCGCCAAGCATCTGGCTCGTGGTTCGGTGACGGTATTAATTTTCGTCCTATTTTTAATGCCGCACTCAGCACTATGGCTGATTATTATGCACGCACAACAAGCAATACAGATGGCGCTCGTCAGGCAACAAGTCCAAAAAATATTCTTACCAAAAACGATTTCTTAGTAGGTGGTAAAAAGAGAACCGCATATGTACCATCCGACATTGTGTTAAGTTCATCTACAGCTATTATGTCTGGAAATAGTCACAAAGAACCAAATAGCATTTACGACAGCAACTATAATGCAAAAAGATATAATAATCAAAAATCCAATGCATATCAAAATAACCCCAACACATACTCAAAGCTGCCAATATTGCGGGACACTCCCAACCAGTATTCTACTGCAGCTTCATCACATAGCTCTTCTATTGTTAATGGTCCAGCAGTGACAGTAATTGAGGGTGTTCGTGTGCCTGATACGCCTGACGATAAGGTTAGAACTTGGCGAAATGCGCGTGTTTTAAATAATAAACTCGTACCATACCCCGTGGGTTATACGCCGCCTAAAGTACAGATACAACACTTTGATAGGTAA